The following nucleotide sequence is from Phocoena phocoena chromosome 17, mPhoPho1.1, whole genome shotgun sequence.
accccttcagtttatctttttaaCCCTCTTTGAAATTCCCAGTATCTAAAACATCTTTGTCCATGTTTCTCAGGGACCCCTTCTAGAGGTTGAATGGTCCAAGTGAGAAGCAGCTCCTGGCTACCCCTCTGAGTTTTCAGTGGACACAATATTTACCTTAGGGATGGCAAATTATCAGCATTCAGATCACCACGTCCTATCTAGAGCCcgtggcagacattgctaatcaatcaTAGCACAGTGGCCTTAGACACTTCCTCCACGCAGTGCACTGGGCAGCCACCACCAATTGATCAGGTGAACCCAATTTGCCATCCGGGTAGAGCAGATATCTGTGCTGCCCCCGACCTGGCGTGTCCAGTCCGGCCCTGACCTTTGGCCCCCTTGCAAAGTCCTACCAACTAAGCCTCAGGCCCATTAGCCAGGGCCTGCGTGAGGGCTCGAGGTCTGGCGCCGAGGATGTGACGGTGAGCCGAGTTCTTGGAGCTCTTGCGCGTGCCGACCACGTTGCAGCTCTTGGGCTCGCACCCCGCTCCACGCTGGTGGAAGAGGCCACGGACGGTGGTCTGGAAGCTGCTGGTGACGAAGCAGTAGACGATGGGGTCCATGCAGCTGTTGAGGCTGCTGAGGGTCACTGCCACATGGTAGACCACGAGGCTGGTGTGGTGCGGCACGTCGGGCCACAGCGCCACAGCCACCTGGCGGGCGTGGAAGGGCGTGAAGCAGACGAGGAAGATGACGAGCACGGTGAGCAACAGCTGCATGGCCCGCATGCGGCGCTGGCGGCCCTGGCGCAGCAGGCCCGGCCGTGACAGCGCACACATGATGCGGCCGGTGAATATGCTAATGACCAGCAGTGGCAGCAGGAACTCCAGGACGGTCAGTGCAAAGACGCGGCAGCAGGGCCCGCCGGTGGCCGTCACGCCCAGCACGGACAGGGTCACGGTGCCGGCGGCCAGCCACACAAAGGCGCACACGGCTCTGGCGCAGGCAGGCTGGCGCCAGCGGCGGCCACCGTCGGGCTGCACGATGGCCAGGTAGCGGTCCACGCAGATGCAGGTGAGGAAGAGGATGGAGCAGTGCATGTTGAGGAAGTAGCCAAAGACGTGCGGGAGGGCGCAGTGCAGGCAGCCGCGGGTGCCGTAGAAGACAGCAAAGCGCGTGGGCAGGGACAGGCCCACCAGCAGGTCAGTCACCACCAGGTTGATGGTGTAGATGACCGACGGCGTCTTGGCCTGGGTGCGGCAGCCGAAGACGTACAGCGCCAGCCCGTTGAGCACCAGCCCCACCAGGAAGATGACGCCATGCACTGCCATCAGTGCCAGCCACAGGCCTGGGAAGGCGGCGTGCAGCTCCCCGTCCAGCACAGCAAACAGGTGGAACAGGGGCATCTCCGGCGTGCTGACATTAGTCcacgctgccgctgccgctgtgGCATTGGGGGCAGCCATGGCCGAGGGCCCTGCGGAAGACGCGGAGGGCATGACAGCAGCCAGCGCACGCCCGGGGCCTGGAAGGAAGGAGACCGGGTTACCCTGGGGTTATTGGAGCCCTGCCCCGAGGCTGGACCTCACCTGGCTCGTCTGCCCACCCAGCACCCCAACATTCCCACCTTTGTGCCTTTGCCTGGCCTGGCCCTGGCACTTGCCAGCGTGGAGCTTCAGCAGAATGCCAGTGCTGTGAGCCTGCTCCTTGCTGTAATGGGAGGTGAAAAGCCTCGCAAGACTGTCACCGGGACTGAAAGATGGCAAAGGCGACTGGTGTGGCACAGGTAAGATGACGGGCCAAGTGTGTGGTGTTTGAGCCTGGGCTCCAATCCCAGTTGCTTCCTCGCTCGCTGTGcaacctcaggcaagtcacttaacctctctgtgcctcacgtCCTAATCTATATCATTGGGACTACAGAGCTGCTGGGAGGATTAACTGAGCACAGCAGTGCTCAGCGCACCATTAGCTGGTGCCAAATAAACCACGGTTCTGCTAGGACAGAGCCGTGCCCTCGGTCACCCCAGTCCACAGCTCCCACACCCATGCGACACAGCCCCTGTCCTCCAGGCCACCCATCTGTTCTCACCTCCTGCAAGGCTGGCACCAGGTCAATGCCCTGGGTGAAGGTCCTCATAAGGGTCCAAGAGGCTGGGATTGGGGAGCTGGGAGCCAGCCCCCTGGCCACCCCAGTTTCTCCCCAGCCCTGAGAGGTGGCCACCTTTGCTGTCTTGGAGGCCCACGTGGGGTGGCTCACTGGGGCTCGAGCCCGCAGCCAGGTCCCAGAAGCGGCAGCACAGCAGATGTGAGTTAAATAAACACTGTGCTCCCTGCCTGGTCCAGCCAGGCCTGGTGGCCCAGACACTGCGGTGggggcaggctgggggtggggctgcccACCCTGTTTCTGTTCCTGCTGAGCTGTTTAACTTGCTGAGGTTTATCCCTTTGTTTATAAACGAAGGGTTAACAGGCTCCCAtccctgccctgggccaggctgATCCTCCAAATAAGGACATTTCTGTCTTTttcaggagaaaggagaaggctttggggagaagcagggaggaggggagggcacatGGGACATCCCAGGTATAGTgtgccctcccccccaccccgcaaggGGAGGGAagacccctcccccttcctggcGACCAAGGGAAGTGAGGCGTCTGCTGTGAACGGACCTCACACTGCCCACTCCCCCTGGACGGCTACTGCACATCCTTGAGCAACAGGCTCCTTCCGGCAGTCTCCACCCAGTGGAAGTCGTGCCCGCTGGGGGACTGGGGACCGAATGCCAGCCTGGAAGGGCTGGGCACAGCAGGGGACCTCTTGCTAGCTGAGGCTCAGGTCCCAACCTGGCCGGGAGGGAGCCCCTGGCAGGGCAGGCGGCTGCCTCCATCCTCCAGCTCAGAGAGGGTGGCATCGGCTGAGCCTCTGTCTCTGGGACGCCGGCCCTGAGCGTCTGCTAACTCTCAaggtgctgccgggaggagtcgGATGCTGCCCAAGACTGTGTCCGGCCCCTCTGGCCACCTCCAGCGCAAGTGGGCCCAGGCCTCAGCTCACGGGGTCCTCTGGGAGGGCTGTCCTCTGCCCGGTGTCCCCAGCCCCTAACACACAGGGTCTTTGGATGTGTTTGTCCAACGGCAGCTCAGGGAGACAGGGTGCGAAAGTGACGTCCGGGGCAGGGAGAGACCTGTGGGCGCgaggggctggggagcagcgAGGGGAGGTGATGAGGCTAGGCTGTGGGGCTGGCATCCTGGTGCCTCAGGGCTGTGGGCTTCGTCCTCAGGCAGCGTGGAGCCCCGCAGTCCCCCAGGAAGGAGAGGGATGCCTCCCAACGCGTCCCTGCTCTACCGTGGAAAACACAATGCCTCGGCAAACCCCCAGGAGGAAGGGCCCAGGGAGACAGGAGCTGGCACCAGACACACGCAAACAGGTTTTTGAATTTCCTTTCGCGCGCCTTTCGGTTTTCCAATGTGTCTGCATGAGGTCTGCATCCATGTGACAATCAGAGACAAATAATAAACACCACAGAAGGTTTCCTCTGGCATTCAGTCCCACCCCAGGGACAGCCTCACATGCTGGCCAGCACCTCTCTGAAGGTGCCGGCGGTGTGGTCCAGGGCTGCCCGCCTGGAGCTCCAGAGCGGGGGTATGCGCGGGACACCCCAGAGGCCGGGCAGGTGAGGACGGAGGACGTCAGCCAAGCACACCATGATTCTCAGCTCTGAGAGTCTGAGCCTGATCTGGTCCCCGCCCTGGGCGCCGACGCCACTCACACACTGAGGTCAGTCCCGGAACACGACGAACCTTGGCATCTGTCACGCCGGCCGAGCTCAGATCACGGCCACAGCCCGGGCCCTCCCATGCCCCCGCTTTCTACACCACCATCTCTTCCCCTTTGCTCTCTGCTGAGTCTGGCTGTCTCTGTCTGTATGATAAGACCCCCGCCACCCCATCCTGCTTACGCCGGCCCCAGCACACCCCTCACCTCTCACGGTGATAACACACTGACCTGAGTAGTCACTGGCCGCTCTCTGGGGGCATCTACTCACGATCCCTTTTGTTTCGCAAGATGAGGAGCTCAAACCTTGAGACCCTGGGCCCTGTGGAGGTGGGCTTGCTGATGGCCTCGGGGATCCACAGTCCAGGGCGCTCGGCTCTCTGGGGCCGGGGAGGCACAGGGCTGGGAGTGTCTGGGCTGAGCTGCCTCCACCCCACATGGCCTCAGGGCAGACACTCCTTcactgggcctcggtttcccccgTGGTCTCCACCGCCTCAGCTCTTGGTCCTCCTTGAGGCTCCACGGGATGGACCGCTCCACCCCCTGAATCTGCTTTGGTCAAGCGCGAGGGCTGCCGCGGGCCCCCCCGAGCCCTGAGCAGAGCGCCCTCCTTCCATGCTCTCAGCACTAACCCTGCCCTCCGTGGTCCCGCCGGTCCTCCGGTCTGGGGCTGACTCGCCCTCGGGTCCACCATGTCCGCTTCTCCCTCTGTCCACACCCAGGACCCCATACCCCCATCTGCCGGCCCGGGCTGGGCCTGTCCACACTCCCGTGGGAAGATGGGGCTCAGTGTGGTATGGGATGTCACAGCTGGTGATGGCTGGGGGTGGTGGGCATTGCGGGGAGCACTTGACCAGTAAGAGTAACCAGTGGAGGTGCGCGCTGGGGGCTGGCCCCGCTCATGAGGGGTCACCCCGGGTGTTgactaacctctctgagcctcagcctccctGCCCGCAAAGTGATGATGTAACAACAGCACCTTCTTTCTGCAGTTTCTGAGCGGGTTCATGGCATCGGTTCCCTTGCAGATCCAGGCACTGGTGATGGTAACTCCTTACCCACCTGGCTCCTGGCCTCCTCCACTCactcagaggaaactgaggctctggaagggacaggccagggctcgaacctgggtcTGCCTAGCGCGAGCCCACAGCTGGGTCCTTGGGCCTGAGGGAGGGCGGGCACCCAGGCAACGGTCCCCTCCTCTAGCAGGTGCACGGTGGGCACCCACTCCCCACCTGCCTTCCACCCTGCTCCACTCTAAATGTAGCCCGGaatgaggggaaaggagagaagccTCTGCTCTTCTGTGGGGATAGCCTGACGCTGGCCCTCACACCCAGGCTGAGTGGGGAGGCACAGACCTGGCCCTTGGATGGGCCCCAGGTGGTGGGCAAGCAGAAGCGTCCCAGACACCTGGGCTtgagcccagccctgccactccctCGACCCGCGACCCTTGACCTCGGCCAGTCAGCGATCCTTCTTCTCCTCATCTGCTAAATGGGGTCACTAGTGCTTTCCACAGCCTGAGGAAGCCAGTCTGAGGGTGGAGGCGtggccctgtcccctccccattcCTGGCAGGTGCCCTAGTCCTGGCTGAGGCACAGCGAAGCCTGCAGCTGGGGTCAGCTGGCTGGACCCCAGTGGGCAGGGGCCACGTCCTCGTAGGGCCTAGCACCGTGCCAGGTTCAAGGTCTGGAAACTGCCTCAGGGCAACTGACCCAGGCTGGGAGCCTTCACACATCTACCAGCCACTACCCTGGCCTGCTCCGCCCACCCATGCTCAGGCCCTTCCCTGGGCAGAGAGGAGGGCACGCGGACCTGCTCTCCGGGGGCTCAGGGTCAGAGGAAGAGACACACAGTGGGTTGGGGGGACTGGAGCATAGCAACTAAGAGTCTCGACTCTGGCCTGGATGCCCCACCCAAAGCCTGGCTCCATCTCAGAACTGGCTTGTGACCTTaaagtctctgagcctcagaattGGGATCCATCTCTGAGGCTGTACCGACACATTGTCAACACGTGGCCCTGGAAGGGTCCTGAGAGGATTTCAGCTGGTGAGGGGATGGGAGATGGGCCGAGTATAAATAAAGGTGAGGGTTAGGGAAGGGAGGTGCCCTGTGGAGAACGGCAGCAGGAGGACGGCAGGGTGGGCAGGCAGGCCTTGCAGAGTGGACTCTGCACAGCCCCAGGCCCCAAGGGCGAGTGCTGGTCCTGGGTGGACTGAACAGCTGGAGTGCAGCTGTGCGGGTGGGGCCCAGGGCTTCGGGCCCCTGGgggcctccctcctcctgcacctctcttccttcctttttcccctccCGCCCATCTCAGAGGAAACTAGGGTCTTGGGAGGAAGGGTCAGGAATTCCTCCACtgcccaggctgcccaggtctcagtctcctcatctacgCAATGGGCAGGTGGCTCTGAGGGTACTTCCAGCTCGGAAGCACTTCAAGGCTTGAACATGCCTGCACCTTTGGGAACGTCTTGGCTGCAAGACTGCTCTAGAGGGCTCTTTcagggagcagggcagagggaTGGTCGTGGAATCCCGGCGGCTTGGGGACTGGGGCGAGATGCAGGCCCAGTGCTTCCCAGGTTAGGAGGGGCCCTTGGGAGCCGCGGGCAGGAAGTCTCAGCCTCCCTCCACCATGTGTGAGATAAAGTCCTTCAGTGGCTTGGCGCTGCTCAGCTCCTAGCCTCAGACATGGACTCCTGTAACACGGAACCCCAGGCTACAGTGCTTGGTCACAGGTGGCCTCATGACCCCAGCCCAGCCAGTTACTACCGGCCCTGGGACTTTTGCTGGCAGCTCTCTTCCCTGGGGTTGCCACTCTAGCTGGTTGTGAGACTCAAGCTGCCGATGGCCGTATTCCTCTAGAGGAAACCCACCAGGAGGAGAGACTAAGTCCTGACAGGATGGTTCAAGCGCCTGGATCCAGCCCTTCCTGAAGCCAGTCAGTCGTCTGGGACTTGGTTATCTCCCTCTTCGGCTTAAGTTACTTTGGAGTTTATGTCACTTGTGACTAAAATAATTCTGACGATACCCTCTTATTCACCTGTAAGCTTTCTTCAGTTCGGGCGCCTCTTCCTTCAGAGAGCCCGCCCTGATTGCTTCAGGTAGATTTGCTGCCACTTCTGGGCCCTCACTGTACCCGAGGCTCTGTCACTGCCTGGCCACTTGTCCAGTTTCCCCACTAGCCTGTGAATTTTTGGAGGAGAGGCCTGCACATTCACATTCAGTATATGTCAAgaggatgagtgaatgaatgtgtaaAAGCTCAGCTTGTGGGGcatccccggtggcacagtggttaagaatccgcctgccaatgcaggggacacgggttcgagccctggcctgggaagatcccacatgccgtggagcaaataaacccatgtgccacaactactgagcctgtgctctagagcctgcgagccacaaatactgagcccacgtgccacaactactgaagcccgtgtgcctagagcccgtgctccacaacaagagaagccaccccagtgggaagcctgtgcaccgcaacgaagagtagcccccgctcaccacaactagagaaagcccgtgcacagcaacaaagacccaacacagcaaaaaaaaaaaaaagctcagctTGCACTCCTCTGAGGACGGGGAACTCACTACCTACCAGGTTAGCCCACTGTAATGCAAAACTCTCTGAAAATAAGAAAGGTCTTTCTATATTGCAGCGTAAATTAACTTTCTCTGACCCAAGCCTACAGCCCCTGGCTTCCCTAGAAATACGTCTGCTTTCTCTGCCCCCTACCCATGGGGCCCTGGCGAGAGACATCTGGATTCCTCCTATCATCGTGGAGGGGGCACAATCCATATTTTGTCAATGAGGATGCAGGATGCAGAGACAGGGAGCTTCAGCAACTAGCCTGGGGTCccccagctgggccctggggcttCTGGCCATAGGTAACCTTGTGGGCCTCCCTCCCATTGCCCCACCTGACCTTGGAGTGAGGGTTCTGACCCTGCAGGGGTTCtcgctgagcctcagtctccactTGTGTGGAGTGGGGCTGGCACAGCTGTATTATACTGCTCCTCCGGGATGCTGCGGGCCTTAGCTGATTCAGAGCACCTGGTGCAGGTGTGGAGAGGTGCCGGAGGGTGCGGTAGGAGTGCACTGCTGCCACCTGGTGCCTGGTAAGGGGGGCACGTCTCCCCTTACCCCCCCAGATCTGCAGACCTGGAGCTCCAAGACCCTCTAGGGGAGGCATATGGGGGGTGAAGGATGTCTTCCCCCCCCTAATATGCTCTCCTCACAGGCATCTGGTCACAACCAGGCTTCAGAGCTGGGATTGCTGGGCAGGGGTCCTCCCCGGGAAAAGCCTCAGGTTCTGAGCAAGGCTAGGGGAGCCCCCTCCCCAGTCTCCTCGCGCCCCAACTGAATGACGACGCCCCAGGCACCCTCCAACCTCCGTGCCTTTGCCCAAGCTGCTTCTCGTCCCCCACTGCAGTATTCCTGCCCGCTTTCAGGGCTTCCTCTTGACCTCAGCTCCTCAGGAAGCCTTGTCTTTCCATCATGGCTGGCCCAGTACCTCTCCCGGATGCTCCTGCCCCAGCACCGTCCAGCCCAGCACCGTCCCACGGTGCCTCCCCGTTGGACCGTGAGCACCTCGGGGTGGGCCTGGTGGCTTCGGGGCTGGGGCAGTGCTCCTGTCTGTTCCTCCAGCACACCCAGAACAGCCGGGCGCAGAGCAGCACCCATCTTTCTCTTTGGCTGAGTGAACCGCTGATGGAGCCCGGCAGGGCCTGCAGGGCCAGGCCTGTTTCTCACCCAGGCATCCGGTGCCCTCCCCGCCTGGCCCAGCCCCTCTACAGCCCACCCAGTGTCCCAGGGCCCCCTCCCTCGGCTCCACCCTCACTACCCACTGGTCTTGCCAGCCGAGCAGGTTTAACACCTCCTCCAGCAAACCCACCCGGTCACCCTGACCATTGTCGGCGGTCCCTCGGTCCCCattgtcctccccctccccctccccttggtGCTCATCAGAGGTGTTTGGTTCAAGTCTCAGTTCCTTCACCTGTGATGCTGCGACTGATACTTGTTGAATGGACAAGTGAGTAAACCAACAAATGAAATCGGCAGGACAGCTGGGGGTATTGGGTGGCCAAATGGCCGCAGGTGCCCTCCCAAAGAAGGTGTATAATGACAACAGCAGCAGTGCTAGAGACCCCTGTTTTCCCACCTGAACGGAGGCCTGCCTGGGGAGAGGCCCGGGTCACACCGGGTGCTCagtgcaggacttctcagagcctttgtgAAGCTCTCAAACCCGGGGAATGAGCATCTTTCCCCAAGTCACTTGACCCTGTCCCCTCCTGGGCTCCCTCTCCAACCAGCCTGAGGGCCGCACCAGCTCCCCACTGAACATTGATGGGAGATCATGCCCCGCTGCCTCCACCTACAGCTTTCGGGTCCTTGTGTGCCCAGAGACACAGGCCAAGATCCAGAGCCTCAGGGTGCCAGCACCTGCCCACAGACTGCGAGGGGGACCCGGGCCACACTGACCTCCCCTCCTTGGCAGGTGGGGGGTGCATCCTGACCTCTCCTTGGCTTCTCTTGAAACAACCTTGCTATCCCTGTGAGTCCTCTGTGGCCGCCCAGCTGCCTAGCAGACCCCAAACCCGCAGCCTGGCTGCCTCCTGTCCTGCCGCGTACAGGACCGGGGCAGCCAGGGGGCCTGGCCTCAGCTCTGGGCAACAGGTACCTGCCTGGAAGTGTGGCCCAAGATCCCATGTTCTGCTTGCATCAGGAGCCGGGAGGGACAGGCATGGAGGACAGGCCCAGCCTTTTTCCTGACCAAGGTGCCTGGAGCGTCTGCTGTGAACCAGCCGCCATGCCAGACACTCTGCGTCCACACAGCAGTCGTGggttttatagacaaggaagtGGAGGTCCAGAAGGGGGAGTGACAGGCCCTAGGACACACAGCATGAAATTGAcggagccaggactcaaacctagGTCAACTGGCTCCTGGCCCAGGCAGGGGTGGGACCAGGGAGGGGTGAGCATCTCTGGCCCTGGGGTTTGTGGGCAATCAGATTCTGGGTACACAGCGTACCTGCATGTGCCTGTGCCCCTGTTGGGGTGACCCTCACAGCCTTCCAAGGCCAAAATAGCCATTATTGGGGGACCATCtgcctgtttatttttctgattattcttGGTTTCATGGCATCTGCTTTAGAACATTGCCTGCTGTTTTTGGCTAGTCTGAGTCTCTGCTTGTTCCATCCAGGGACAGCTGGGCCCTTACTGAGGCCCCCAAGGGGGCCAGTCTGGCCCGTGGTCACCCAGCAGGTCCCAGGTGGCGCCAGCTGCAATCAAGCTCCCCATCCTGGCCAGGGCTCCCTCCGCCCAGCTCAGGGAGAGGGGTCACTCGTGGGTGTGGGTGGAGTGCCGGGCACCTGGGCTCCCCTTCCACCGTCTGAGAGCCCTTGGCTGAGATCTGGGCTCTGATGGAAATGTAAGCTCCTCCGGGAGGGGCAGCCTCAGGCGTCGCCGCACCTGGGGGTCCTGCGGGCGGTCAGAcagccctccctgccaccctggctcacccctcacctcctcctgATGGTTGCAGCTGCTGCAGCACCTGACCGTCTCCCTGACTCAGCctccccaggggcacaggtcaTGGATCTGCGGCTGCCCCTGCCAGGTCTCTGCCCGTTCCCTCGGCCCGGCACGCCACTTCTGCCTGCGTCACCTGCTGAAGGCCCCCAGCACCAACAGTGCCCACGCCCACGGTCCTCCCTGGGCCCCTGGACACCCCTCCACTGGGGCAGAGCCCTAATCCCACACTTCATAGCTTGCATCCGAGATGACCCCTCCCAATATGCCCCACATTGGTGCTGCTGGCCTCATTTTgcctgtgaggaaactgaggtacagagaggttaagtggcctGTCTGGGGTCACCCAGCTGGGGGcggaggagctgggatttgaaccctgctCTGTGGACCCTCCTGCCTGTACCATGCCAGTGAAAGTTTACCACGTCCCACCGTACAGGGGAGGACTCAGAGGTCCAGGGCGGCACACAGCCCAGTGGCAAGGTCAGAGGAACAATGAGGACCCCATATGCTTTGGAGGCAGCAGACCTGGCCTTGAGGCCAGTGCTGGGGGCACAGAGGGTCTCAGGCAGATCTGGCTCTAGCTTGTGGAGCTCGCAgtcaggggcagggtggggggagtgggctAGAAAGTGGCTGGGGGGACCACTTTGGCCGCCCAGGAGCAGGAGGGGCCTCAGGAGGACCTGGGGGAACAGTGCTCCAGGCAGTGGGCCGagcacagcaagtgcaaaggtcctgaggtgggaacTGGCTTCTGTGTTCAGAGCACCGTGAGGGGTCTGAGGGGCAGCTTGGGTGTGGTGATAGCCAGCAGGGCAGAGCAGGGTTGGGGTCCACCAGTGCTCTTCAGGCCCGAGGGCTGCCTCCTCCGGGAGGCCCTCCCAGATCACCCAGCTCCCCGCACACCTTCACCTCCGCCTGCTTTTTTTGCCTTGCAGCCCTCCCACCACCCGACAgcttcatatttatttgtttcttgtttttccccTACTGGACTGGCAGTGCCGTGAGGGCCAAGGCCTGGGCTGTGgctaaatgaacaaatgaatgatttTGAGAGCCCCCTCTGGCCTCttcaagccttagtttcctcacctataaagtgGGTGTGCTGAGACCCACCTCATCACATCAGGTTACCGCAGGACAAAAGGAGACCAGCCCGCAGGCTCCCAGGAGGTGCTCAGGAAACGTccaatcccctcccccacacGCCGGGGCTGTAGAAGCAGCAGACTTTGCTttttctgaggctcagagacgcgCAGCAACTTGTCCATGGCCACACAGCCACGAGGGGAGGTGGTGCCCTGGTAACCCTCTGGCTGGGAGTGACCATAGGTTGGCAGAAGAATATGGGGGCCACTGGTAGGGCCAGCCGCCTGTCCGAGGGCTGTGAGCTGCTGCCACCACGCCTCCAGTCCCTTCCGTTCCCAGTCCTGCCCCAGGACGCACAGCTGCTCCTCGTCTGCCCTGCCCAGCACCCTGGCCACAGGCCAGTTCCCAACTGGCCCTCCCCCCCTCGGGACCCTGTTCCTGCTGCCTTCTCAGGGCCAGCACCACCAGAGAGCCAGGCGGGGGCAGTGCCAGCTGCGAGGTCTACGTAGGGGGCTGGGTgggccctgggcctcagtttctccgaCACTACAAGGGTGGGGAAGGGCCGGGCTGGGACCTAGGACCTGAGCTGTGGGATGTCAGGAGGTGTGCCCTGGTCGGAGCCTGTCCCTAC
It contains:
- the GPR20 gene encoding G-protein coupled receptor 20; the protein is MPSASSAGPSAMAAPNATAAAAAWTNVSTPEMPLFHLFAVLDGELHAAFPGLWLALMAVHGVIFLVGLVLNGLALYVFGCRTQAKTPSVIYTINLVVTDLLVGLSLPTRFAVFYGTRGCLHCALPHVFGYFLNMHCSILFLTCICVDRYLAIVQPDGGRRWRQPACARAVCAFVWLAAGTVTLSVLGVTATGGPCCRVFALTVLEFLLPLLVISIFTGRIMCALSRPGLLRQGRQRRMRAMQLLLTVLVIFLVCFTPFHARQVAVALWPDVPHHTSLVVYHVAVTLSSLNSCMDPIVYCFVTSSFQTTVRGLFHQRGAGCEPKSCNVVGTRKSSKNSAHRHILGARPRALTQALANGPEA